One window from the genome of Cricetulus griseus strain 17A/GY chromosome 2, alternate assembly CriGri-PICRH-1.0, whole genome shotgun sequence encodes:
- the Mtfr1 gene encoding mitochondrial fission regulator 1 isoform X3 produces MLGWIKCLMRMVIERIVVSMQSVLWSGKPYGSSRSIVRKIGTNLSLIQCPRVQFQLTSHATEWSPTPPGDDVVASFADVGWVAAEEGECSTKLRAEVRSKSPHEDNLPCFEKPPSRHVSLPNLSQDEPPPKTTLASEEAMQKISALENELAALRAQIAKIVTLQEQQSLNAAFHQSMSAVDLIKERREQRLSAGKTSAKSHPKPPDMPNMLEILKDMNSVKLRSVKRSEKDVKPRPVDTTDPAALIAEALKKKFAYRYRNSNQGEVEREIPKPESEATSEPVLFGPHILKSTGKMKALIENVPDS; encoded by the exons ATGCTGGGCTGGATTAAGTGCCTGATGAGGATGGTGATTGAGCGAATTGTGGTCAGCATGCAGTCG GTACTTTGGTCTGGAAAACCATATGGTTCATCTCGAAGTATTGTAAGGAAAATTGGTACCAACTTGTCTCTGATTCAGTGTCCCAGAGTTCAATTTCag CTTACCAGCCATGCAACAGAATGGAGTCCCACCCCACCAGGGGACGACGTGGTGGCATCTTTTGCTGATGTTGGATGGGTAGCTGCCGAAGAAGGAGAGTGCTCCACAAAGCTCAG GGCAGAGGTCAGGTCCAAGTCTCCCCATGAGGATAACCTTCCTTGCTTTGAGAAGCCCCCAAGCAGGCATGTTTCTTTACCAAACTTGTCTCAAGATGAGCCTCCCCCAAAGACAACGCTGGCCAGTGAGGAAGCCATGCAAAAGATCTCTGCACTCGAGAATGAGCTTGCCGCCCTTAGAGCTCAGATTGCCAAGATTGTGACCCTGCAGGAGCAACAGAGTCTCAACGCAG caTTCCACCAAAGTATGTCTGCTGTTGACCTGATTAAAGAGCGAAGAGAGCAAAGACTCAGTGCTGGAAAGACTTCAGCTAAGAGCCACCCAAAGCCACCCGACATGCCAAATATGCTAGAGATCCTTAAAGACATGAACAGTGTGAAGCTGCGGTCAGTCAAGag GTCAGAGAAAGATGTAAAGCCTAGGCCAGTGGATACTACTGACCCTGCTGCCCTCATAGCAGAGGCCCTGAAAAAGAAGTTTGCTTACCGTTATCGAAACAGTAACCAAGGGGAAGTTGAAAGAGAAATTCCAAAGCCAGAGTCAGAGGCCACCTCAGAGCCAGTCCTG
- the Mtfr1 gene encoding mitochondrial fission regulator 1 isoform X2, whose protein sequence is MLGWIKCLMRMVIERIVVSMQSVLWSGKPYGSSRSIVRKIGTNLSLIQCPRVQFQLTSHATEWSPTPPGDDVVASFADVGWVAAEEGECSTKLRAEVRSKSPHEDNLPCFEKPPSRHVSLPNLSQDEPPPKTTLASEEAMQKISALENELAALRAQIAKIVTLQEQQSLNAGHLDSSTVAPPPPPPPPPPPPPLPPPAFHQSMSAVDLIKERREQRLSAGKTSAKSHPKPPDMPNMLEILKDMNSVKLRSVKRSEKDVKPRPVDTTDPAALIAEALKKKFAYRYRNSNQGEVEREIPKPESEATSEPVLFGPHILKSTGKMKALIENVPDS, encoded by the exons ATGCTGGGCTGGATTAAGTGCCTGATGAGGATGGTGATTGAGCGAATTGTGGTCAGCATGCAGTCG GTACTTTGGTCTGGAAAACCATATGGTTCATCTCGAAGTATTGTAAGGAAAATTGGTACCAACTTGTCTCTGATTCAGTGTCCCAGAGTTCAATTTCag CTTACCAGCCATGCAACAGAATGGAGTCCCACCCCACCAGGGGACGACGTGGTGGCATCTTTTGCTGATGTTGGATGGGTAGCTGCCGAAGAAGGAGAGTGCTCCACAAAGCTCAG GGCAGAGGTCAGGTCCAAGTCTCCCCATGAGGATAACCTTCCTTGCTTTGAGAAGCCCCCAAGCAGGCATGTTTCTTTACCAAACTTGTCTCAAGATGAGCCTCCCCCAAAGACAACGCTGGCCAGTGAGGAAGCCATGCAAAAGATCTCTGCACTCGAGAATGAGCTTGCCGCCCTTAGAGCTCAGATTGCCAAGATTGTGACCCTGCAGGAGCAACAGAGTCTCAACGCAG GTCACTTAGATTCTTCCACtgtggcaccaccaccaccacctcctccccctccccctccccctcctctgcctcccccagcaTTCCACCAAAGTATGTCTGCTGTTGACCTGATTAAAGAGCGAAGAGAGCAAAGACTCAGTGCTGGAAAGACTTCAGCTAAGAGCCACCCAAAGCCACCCGACATGCCAAATATGCTAGAGATCCTTAAAGACATGAACAGTGTGAAGCTGCGGTCAGTCAAGag GTCAGAGAAAGATGTAAAGCCTAGGCCAGTGGATACTACTGACCCTGCTGCCCTCATAGCAGAGGCCCTGAAAAAGAAGTTTGCTTACCGTTATCGAAACAGTAACCAAGGGGAAGTTGAAAGAGAAATTCCAAAGCCAGAGTCAGAGGCCACCTCAGAGCCAGTCCTG